The following DNA comes from Chitinophaga nivalis.
GTAAGCCTCCCAGTCTACTGTTTTCGCGGAAGCATCCGCAGGAATCGGATACTGCCAGGCGCCGGTAGGCGACATACGCGCCCAGAAACCTTCTGCATAGTTCAGTTTGCCGATAGCGCCGTCTTTCAGCAGCTGCCGTGCCTTTTCATTACCCAGGGAACTCATACCCTGGCTACCTACCTGGTACACCACTTTGCCGTTTTTCTGCTGGGCAGCTACTACCGCCGGACCTTCTGTAATATCATGTACCATTGGCTTTTCGCAGTATACCGATTTGCCTTTGTTCATAGCAGCTACCGATATATCCTTATGCCAGAAATCAGGTACTGCAATAATCACAGCATCAATATCACTGCGATCCAGAATATCATTATAATTACGGGTGGTATAAATATCATTCCCGTATCTCTTTTTAGCATCTGCCAGCCGGCCATCATACAAATCGCAGGCAGCTACCAGCTTTACACCAGGTACCGTAATAGCCGTGTTGGCATCAGCAGTACCCATCCCACCAGCGCCAATAAGGGCTATCTGTATGTGATCGTTGGCACTGTATTTTTCGTTCAGGCGTGACAGTGATTGAATGTTTCTTTTTCTATCCGCAGCTGTGATGATGCCGGGCAACAGTGATGCACCCACCACTCCTTTGGCAAATTTGCTGATAAAATTTCTGCGTGAGCTTTCATTGGAATTTACTGGCATGATACCCCCATTTAGGTTGAAGAAAATAATAACGTTTAATTACATAATGCGTTTGTTAAAATAAAAACAATAAACCGGAAATCATAATTTAAGCAAAATGGAGGAACTAATTAAGAAAAAAAGACGCATGTGGTAAAAGATACCCCGAGGCAACCGCCCCGTTTATCTTTTATAACATGCGTCTTTCTTATAGCCGGCCGGCGTTTCTTAGTAGCCCGGATTATTCGGCAACAGACGGGCATTTTTGTCGATGGCCGACTGCGGCACCGGCAATAACATAAGGCGGCTGGCCCAGGTACGGGTTTCCACACTACCGCCATCTACTGCATAAATGGTTTTATTCATGACAGTGGCAGCAATACCCCACCGGCGAATATCCATATACCGGTTTCCTTCCAGTGCCAGTTCTATTCTGCGTTCCTGTCTTACGGCATTACGCAGGCTTTGCTGACTGTTGTATTTACTACGATCCAGCTTAGCCATACCAGCTCTTTCCCGGATCTGGTCGATGGCGTCATATACGCTGGCATCGATCGTACCCAACTCAATGCTGGCTTCTGCATAGGTGAGCAGGATCTCTGCATAACGGATAATGATATGGTTCGACCAGTTGCTGTAATTCGGATAGGCAGCAGGATCTACCAGCTTCCGGAAGTTATAGCCTGTTTTGGAGTTATTGGAGCCTTTCGCCCACTTAAACCGGTCTTTACCAGTTACTTTATTCCAGGTGCTGCTATCGTACATCACCGTGGCATAAAAACGAGGGTCCAGGTTCCGGAACTCATCATAGTAAGTAGGCTTTTGGCTCAGGTCTTTTCTGGCAGCATATCTGGCGGCACGGGTAGTGGCATCAATGGTGCCGGTACGCGGTTCCCCTGTTTTGAAGTCCGCGTAAGCATTTACGAGGTCCTGGGTAGGCGTAACAGAACTCCAGCCGCCCATAAATGCAGGGGGCAGGTAGGTATTTTCTGATTGCACATCTTTCTGGAAAGTATGCTGGCGATCGAAAATCACCTCTGCATTTCCTTTATTTGCGGCCCAGAACAGTTGCTCATAACTACGCATACCTAACCGGAAACGTTTCTCTTCTGCATCATTGGTAAAATCAACCCATAACTTATAGTTATCTACTGCATCATCTCTATCTTCTGCATTGATTTTAAAAAGCTGATAACCAGGAATTGCCATCACTGATTTGGCATATTTCAGGGCATTGGCGTAATCGTTTCTGTACAGATGAAAACGTGCTGCCAATGCCAGCGCCGCTCCTTTGGTAACCCTTCCTTTTTCGTTAGGATACCCGCCCGGATAGGATTCCGGCAATACAGCCGCCGCCGCATCCAGTTCATCAAAAACGAACTTGACAATCTTCTCTTTATTATCCCTTGGTAAATCACCCTGATTCGTAGCGGTAATCAATGGTACATCTCCAAATTTGAGGGTTAAACCCATATAAAAGAAAGCCCGCAATACTTTCGCTTCTGCTTTCAAACGGTTTCTCAGTCCGGGTTCTATGGCCGTGATCCGATCGATGTTCTCCAGTAATGCATTGGCCCGGCGAATGGGTGTAAAATCCCAGCCGTCATTTTCCGTCGTAGTAATATTACCCAGTGCAATAGCGGATGCATTGCTTTCCCATGGGTACTGGGCATGGGCATTATCAGATGCTCCATCGTCATATATCGCATTCTGTCCGTCCATCAGATGTGCTACATCTGCAGAATATCCCAATCCTCCGTATACGCCGTTCAAGGCATTGGTGGCATCTGCGAGGGTATTCCAGAACTGACCTGTTGTTACTTTATCTTCCGGTATCCTGTTGAGGAAATCTTTTGAACAACCACTCCAGGCAAACGTCATCAACAATGCCGCACCTGCTATAATCTGTTTTTTCATAATCTTCTTTTTCTACAGGTTAAAATTTAACGTTTACACCAACTGCCCAGGTTTTTACACCCGGATAAGAACCACGGCCGGAAGCCATTTCCGGATCGTAATCCGTCAGGCGTTTATCGAACATAAACGTGAACGGATTATTAGCCGCGAGATAAATCCGGGCCGACTGCATAGCCGCTTTTTTAGCCCACTGTTTCGGCAGGGTATAACCCAGCGTAATAGCACGTATACGGAAATAATCTCCCTTAAATAACCAGAAAGAAGAAATAGGATTATTATTCACTTTAGGCACCTCCGATAAACGGGGATACACAGCATTAGGATCTGGATTTTCTTTCGTCCAGCGACCCAGGTGGTAGGCTTTCACTTTACCGCCGTTAAAGAACGCATTGGAAGCTTCCTGGCCCAGATAGGTTTTTACATTCGTAACACCATAAGTAATGATGCCAAAATCGATGCCTTTATAGCCCAGGTTCAGGTTGATGCCATATGTCAGCCAGGGCACCTCATTTCCAATCACTACACGGTCTTTACCATCAATAACACCATCGTTATTCTGATCTTTGAATTTGATATCGCCCGGTTTTTGTACCACCCCTTTTTGTCCGGCGTTGTTTTTCACATCATTATCATCTGCAAACAGTCCCAGTGCTTCATAACCATAAAAGGAACCTACGGACTCTCCTACCCTGTCGATGTAATAGGTATCATGGATATTATCATCCACACCACCCATATCTATAATGCGGTTGGTGATTTTGGACATATTACCGGAGATGTTATAGGTAAAATCCTTCCCGATCTTATTGTGATAGGATAACATCAGTTCAATCCCTTTATTGCGGGTAGCACCGGCATTAATGAGGGCAGGTTTTAAACCGTAATCATCAGAAAGCGGTCGTTTGATCAGGATACCTTCTGTTCTCTTCACAAAATAATCCAATGTTACATCCAGTTTGCCCTGGAAGAAAGACCCATCGAATCCAACGTTGGTCATGTATACTTTTTCCCAGGAAGTGCTGAGATTAGCTGCATTCTCCTGATAAGCACCATCCACAACATTCCCGTCAAAACTATAGGCGCCCGGATAGGTGCCAATGTATTCGTAATAGTTACCCAACGGTACTACACTTTCATTCCCCAGTATACCCCATGAACCTCTTAATTTCAGGTTGTCTATCCAGCTGATTTTTTTCATGAAAGCTTCTTCCGATATACGCCAGCCGGCAGATACAGACGGGAATTTTGCCAGGCGGTAATCCGGATGAAAACGGGAAGACAAGTCAAAACGCATATTGGCTTCCAGCAGGTATTTATCCGCAAATGCATAGTTGATACGGCCAAAGTAAGAACGGATAGCCCATACTTCGGAATAAGACCCGTTGGGAGATTGTTTGGTTCTGTCTATATTAAAATCAGTGAGCTGGTCATCGTCTGTTGTCAGCGCATCGTCGGCCGTTCCGCCACCTGCGCCTACTGTACCCAGATTATTGGAAGGGAAATTCCGACGGCCTACGCCAACATTCCGGTATACATTACTTTCCTGAGAAGCACCCAACATAATTTTTGTATAATGCTGTTTATGGAAGGTTCTTTCATATTCTGCAAAAGCCTGTAACAGCAAAGCCTGGCGCTGACTCCATTTTTCCTGCATCCGGTTAATGGTACGTGCAGTAGTCATGAGGGGCGCCTTGGTGTCAAAGTCCACCAACGGAGCCATGGTATTCCAGAAACGGTTGGCAGTCCGGTTATCCAGTTTCAGGGAAGCCAATCCCTTTACAGACAATCCTTTCAATGGCGTTAAAGTACCATTGATACCACCGGTAAAGGCATTGTTTTTATCCCAGTTGCGGCCACCCAGCTGGTTGTTCCATACCACGTTATTTTTTGCAAACGTAGCATCTGTCTGCCCTGCATTGATCGTACCCCAGCTGCCATCAGTATGACGGGCAACCAGTGTAGGCGTAGTACGGTTCATTTCCGTAAAATTCATTTCATCGCCCCGGTTATTGATATCCTGTTTTACAAAGGCGACATTAGTACCGATGTTGAGGATGGGCAGTACCTGAGAGGATGTATTCAAACGTACCGCATAGCGGTCGAGGGTTTTGGTAGGCACCAGTGACTGCTGGTTCTGATAGGCCATACTCAGGTAGTAAGTGGTATTTTTGGAACTACCGCTAACGCCTATCTGAATATCTTTAAAGGCCGGATTCTTACGCAGCGCTTCTTTATACCAATCTGTGTTGGGATAATGATCCGGATCGCTGCCATCTGCAAATTTGCGGATCTGCTCTTCACTATACAACGGTAAACCACCATCATTGGTGATGGCTTCATTTCTCAACCGGGCATAATCTGCAGAGCCCAGGAAATCCGGTGTGCGGGTAGGTGAAGTAAGACCATAGCTGGCATTTACATCCACACTCATCTTCCCTTCCTTTCCTCTTTTGGTAGCAATGAGAATCACCCCGTTAGCGGCACGGGAACCGTATATCGCGGCAGAAGAAGCATCTTTCAATACAGACATGCTTTCGATATCGTTGGGATTAATCGTAGCCATGTCTGATGCCGTAGAAGGAATGCCATCGATGATATACATCGGGCTGGAACCGGCAGCTGATAAGTTGGTACGGCCACGTACACTCACGCTACCTACATCTTTGCCTACGTCGCCGGGGCGGTTCAGAATGGTCAGTCCCGGTACGAGCCCCTGTAACGCATTTTGTACAGAGGTAACCGGCCTGGAAGCCAGTTTGTCGGCCGTCACGGTGGCTACGGAACCTGTGAGGTTTACCTTTTTCTGGGTACCGTATCCCACTACCACCACTTCATTCAGGCCTTTGGTATCTTCCTTCAGGACTACGTCAATGGTTGTACGATTATTGACAGCAATGGTTTGCTGTACATATCCGACAAACGTAAACAGTAAGGTAGCATCATCCGGTACATCCAGCTGATAGGTACCGGTGGCGGTAGTAACCGTACCTTTTGTGGTACCGGCTATCTGTATGTTTACACCAGGTATCGGATTGCCTTTCTCATCGGTGATTTTACCTTTCACCGGAATGTTTTTGATGACAGCAGCAGCCGGTGCTATTACAATCAGTTCTTTATCCAGTGCACGGAAAGTGAGATCGGTATTCTTCAATACCTTGCTCAGCACTACTTCTACCGGCTGGTCAGTAACATCAATGGAAATAAATTCGTTATTCGGCAATACATCGTTGTTGTATACAAAACGTACGTGCCCCTGCGCCTCAATGGCCTGCAACACTTTAACAAGGTGCATCCTTTTGGTGCTCAGCGTGATTTTGGTTTGCGAGTATGCAGTGGCGGAAGCCTGCAAACATGCTACCAGCATAATAATGGCTGTCAGCTTCATGGTTCTTAGCACATAAATGAACGGCATTCCCCGGAAGCCATCAGCCTTCCCGGGAAGTCTCTTTTTTTTCATACTTTTAGGTATTATAGGTCAATAAAATGGCAGCAGCAGCCCCGATCCGTCCAAGACAGGGTGCCGTATACAGCCGGTTGATCTTATTGAAGGGGAAATGTGCCAGCATTTCCTCTTCTATTTGTTCACTGTTTTAGCTATCCATATGTTTTAGTTGATTTATTTATCGATCATTAACGTGTCATTGTTTAACTGATATTTAAAAGGTGCCGACAGTTGCAGTGCCATCATCACACGCGGCAATGGTTCATCGCGGAATGTGCCCGTAAACCGGGCTTTTTTCATTGTTTCATTATTAAAGACGACAGTCACACCATACCATCGATGTAACTGCCTTGCTACTTCTTCAAACGGCTGATCAAAAAAAGCCAGCTTATGATCTTTCCAGGAGGTTTCCGCAAAACTGCTGTCTGCTGTAAAGACTTTGGCCGGTTCTATCTGATAGCTAACGTTATTGGCTATACGTGTTTCACGATTTTCGGCTGTTCCGGTTAGCAGCTGTGCCGGTATATGTTTTACCACCAGCTTCTGGCTGGGGGCCAGCTGCACCTTTCTGTTCTGTTCCTGCTTCAATACTACCTGAACAGCGCCGCTCAGCAACGTGGTTTCTGTAGTAGCATCTTCCTTATAGGCTTTTACATTGAAGGAGGTGCCCAGTACATGAATATCCAGCGCGGTCGTATGAATAATAAAAGGTTGACCGGCCTGCTTCGCAATATCAAAAAACGCTTCTCCTTCCAGCATCACTTCCCGCGGCTTACCTGTTTCCCAGTTATTGTAACGGAGCCGGCTATCTACACTCAGCCATACACCAGAGCCATCAGGCAATGTGATATGCTGCACCTTTCCTTTACTGGTAGCCAGTTCCAGCTTGTATGGCTGATTCAACTGCCGGTATATTGCCCAACCTCCACCTAATGCGGCCATTAATAATATCGCCGCGGCACAATTCCGGATCAAAGGGCGCAACCAGAAACGCCTGGCGGCAGGTGCCGGTAACCTGGCGGCCAGGTGTGCCCAGATCTGTTCTTTTTCCGTGGCAGCCATCGTTTCATCTGTCAACAGCGTTGCTACCGTATGCAGCTCCAGGCCTTCATACCAGTCTGTTACCTGTTGGCTTTCTGCAGCAGATAAATCCCTGCTGCTCTGTTCAATCAGTAAAGCCAGGATAGTTTCAGGTATATGTGCCGGCATATCTTTTTTCATAGCGTCCGTGATTGATTGTCGTTTATAGGGAATAAGTGTACTATATACGGTTTAATTTTTTTTCAGGGCAGGTCGAAAGTAGTATTAAAGGGTATTATCCAGTCTTTTGCGGATTCTTTTCAGGGCAGTGCTGATCTGGTTACGTACCGTCTGGTGCGACAGGGATAACTTATGTGCAATTTCTACTGCATTCAGGTTATGATCGCGGCTCAGCACAAATACTTCCTGCATTTTGGCGGGCATGTGTCTTATTTCTTCTTCTACCAGCGTATTTAACTGGCGATAGTAAAGCTGGTCATTTATTTCCGGCTGCAGGCCTTCTTCTTCCTGCAGCAGGCTGCTGTAGTACCGGCTGCGCACAGTACGCAACCGGTAGTAATCAATGATTTTATAGCGCAGGGAAGTATACAGGTATTGCAGCAGGGTTTCCCGCAATACCAGTGTATGGCGGGACTTCCACAAAGAGAAAAATATTTCCTGTACAATATCCCTGACTTCCTCCGTGGTAGCCAGTTTTTTAACCGCCTGCTGATACAGGGTTTTCCAGTAGCGTTCATAAATTTCCCGGAAAGCCCGTTCATCATCTTCTCTCAGCAGCAGCAGCAATTCAGGATCAGTTATATGCTTCAAACCACGATATCTTTTGATAGAAAAAAGTAATGAAAACTACTGGCGGCGCACCGTCAGCAGTTGTTTGTACTTCGCCTGGTCATGCAGAATTGCCGCGGCGGCATTTACATCATTATCCCATGCCAATGACCGGGCAATACGGCCGGGCTGGGAATAGTAGCGGTTCACAATTTCTTCTTCCAGCAATCTTTTGATTTCTGTTTTATTCTTGAGCAGGTCCTGTTTTTTATCGTGTTTCATTTTCTGCTCCAGTGTTTCCAGTTCCTGCGCTACCGCATCGTAGTATTTTTCTCGCTTCGCCGTATTCTTGAAAGTCTCTAACGCGTCTTCACTACGGGTTTTATAGCTATAATCTTTGCTATCGAGATAATGCTCAAAGTCGGTAAACTCTGCATCGGTGAGGGTGAAAGCCGTTGCTGGTGCAATCTTCGGGTGACTGTAATAATACCTGGTGGCGTAGTCGAAAATGAATTGTTTCCGGATAAGGGTGATCGCTACCTGACTGATAAAGGTAGGATCTGATTTTACATCGGGTTCAATACCTCCGCCATCTTTCACGGTACGGCCGTTTGCAGTAGTAAAAGATTTACGGAGAGAATCCGGTACCAGCTCAACGCTGCCGTCGTCATTACGGTGCGAATAGTCGATGGCCTGGATGCATCGGCCGCTGGGTGTATAGTATTTAGCCGTTGTTACTTTCAGTTTGGTATTGTAAGGCAGCTGACGGGTAGTTTGCACCAGCCCTTTGCCATAGGAGCGCTGGCCGATGACCAGACCACGATCGAGGTCCTGCATGCTGCCCGCTACAATTTCCGCTGCAGAGGCAGAAGAATGATTGGTCAGTACTACCAGTGGCAGGTGCATATCTGCCGGCTGTTCGGTGGTTTCGTAGTTACGATCCCAGTTTTTCACCTTTCCTTTGGTGCTTACAATCAGTTTGTTTTTATCCACAAAGATGTTGGCTACCACTACTGCTTCATCCAGCAGACCGCCGGGGTTACCCCGCAGGTCCAGCATCACGCCTTTTAATCCGGGATTGTCTTTCTTCAGTTGTTCAAATGCCTGACGTACCATGGCCCCGCTGTTTTCCGTAAACTGGGTCATTCTGATATAGCCGATATCATTTTTTACAACGCCGGTATAATTGACGGCTCTCACATTAATTTCTTCCCGGGTAATTTTACGGGCTGTTTCCACACCGGTCAGCGGGTGGCGGAATATCATATCGAGGGTGGTGCCGGGGGCTCCTTTCAATTGTTTGCTGATTTCTTCCTGGGGCAGGTTTTTAGCGGACTTTCCGCCCATGTTGACGATGATATCACCTGGTTTTACGCCGGCTTTGTCCATGGGGCTGCCTTCATATACATCGGTAATGGAGGTCCATTCGCCGTTCGTATTGATAGAGGCCCCTACGCCGCCATATTTGCCGGTGGCCATGAATTTGAGGTCATCCAGGTTTTCTTCCGCAATGAAATCGGTGAAGGGATCTGTTTCTTCCAGCATGGCTTCAATACCCTTTTTCATCACTTTTTCCGGCGGCAAGTCATCTACATAGTAAGTATTCAGCTCCCGGTAAAAGGCGGCGAAAATATCCAGGTTTTTAGCGATCTGGAAGTATCTGTCACTTTCGTTGAAAGCAAAGATGCCTGCTGTTGTCAGTAACAGTAGCAGGAGTGCTGCCAATTTTTTTCTTTTATTCAAAAAAGCACGCATGCAAAAGAAGATATAAGATGAA
Coding sequences within:
- a CDS encoding FecR family protein — its product is MKKDMPAHIPETILALLIEQSSRDLSAAESQQVTDWYEGLELHTVATLLTDETMAATEKEQIWAHLAARLPAPAARRFWLRPLIRNCAAAILLMAALGGGWAIYRQLNQPYKLELATSKGKVQHITLPDGSGVWLSVDSRLRYNNWETGKPREVMLEGEAFFDIAKQAGQPFIIHTTALDIHVLGTSFNVKAYKEDATTETTLLSGAVQVVLKQEQNRKVQLAPSQKLVVKHIPAQLLTGTAENRETRIANNVSYQIEPAKVFTADSSFAETSWKDHKLAFFDQPFEEVARQLHRWYGVTVVFNNETMKKARFTGTFRDEPLPRVMMALQLSAPFKYQLNNDTLMIDK
- a CDS encoding Gfo/Idh/MocA family protein, which translates into the protein MPVNSNESSRRNFISKFAKGVVGASLLPGIITAADRKRNIQSLSRLNEKYSANDHIQIALIGAGGMGTADANTAITVPGVKLVAACDLYDGRLADAKKRYGNDIYTTRNYNDILDRSDIDAVIIAVPDFWHKDISVAAMNKGKSVYCEKPMVHDITEGPAVVAAQQKNGKVVYQVGSQGMSSLGNEKARQLLKDGAIGKLNYAEGFWARMSPTGAWQYPIPADASAKTVDWEAYLKNAPKRAFDPLRFFRWRNYRDYGTGVSGDLFVHLFSSLHFVTGSIGPEKVMATGGLRYWKDGREVPDVMMGMFDYPETDIHPAFNLSLRVNFVDGTGGTNYLRMVGSEGSMTVEWDKVTLYRNRNHEDANDPLTQSNAAADPGKAYTYHRKEMLAPDKTEYIAEDGYKGAHFDHFYNLFNAMRTGGKVAEDSLFGFRAAAPALLCNDSYFSNKIIQWDPKNLKLVNK
- a CDS encoding S41 family peptidase, with amino-acid sequence MRAFLNKRKKLAALLLLLLTTAGIFAFNESDRYFQIAKNLDIFAAFYRELNTYYVDDLPPEKVMKKGIEAMLEETDPFTDFIAEENLDDLKFMATGKYGGVGASINTNGEWTSITDVYEGSPMDKAGVKPGDIIVNMGGKSAKNLPQEEISKQLKGAPGTTLDMIFRHPLTGVETARKITREEINVRAVNYTGVVKNDIGYIRMTQFTENSGAMVRQAFEQLKKDNPGLKGVMLDLRGNPGGLLDEAVVVANIFVDKNKLIVSTKGKVKNWDRNYETTEQPADMHLPLVVLTNHSSASAAEIVAGSMQDLDRGLVIGQRSYGKGLVQTTRQLPYNTKLKVTTAKYYTPSGRCIQAIDYSHRNDDGSVELVPDSLRKSFTTANGRTVKDGGGIEPDVKSDPTFISQVAITLIRKQFIFDYATRYYYSHPKIAPATAFTLTDAEFTDFEHYLDSKDYSYKTRSEDALETFKNTAKREKYYDAVAQELETLEQKMKHDKKQDLLKNKTEIKRLLEEEIVNRYYSQPGRIARSLAWDNDVNAAAAILHDQAKYKQLLTVRRQ
- a CDS encoding TonB-dependent receptor: MKKKRLPGKADGFRGMPFIYVLRTMKLTAIIMLVACLQASATAYSQTKITLSTKRMHLVKVLQAIEAQGHVRFVYNNDVLPNNEFISIDVTDQPVEVVLSKVLKNTDLTFRALDKELIVIAPAAAVIKNIPVKGKITDEKGNPIPGVNIQIAGTTKGTVTTATGTYQLDVPDDATLLFTFVGYVQQTIAVNNRTTIDVVLKEDTKGLNEVVVVGYGTQKKVNLTGSVATVTADKLASRPVTSVQNALQGLVPGLTILNRPGDVGKDVGSVSVRGRTNLSAAGSSPMYIIDGIPSTASDMATINPNDIESMSVLKDASSAAIYGSRAANGVILIATKRGKEGKMSVDVNASYGLTSPTRTPDFLGSADYARLRNEAITNDGGLPLYSEEQIRKFADGSDPDHYPNTDWYKEALRKNPAFKDIQIGVSGSSKNTTYYLSMAYQNQQSLVPTKTLDRYAVRLNTSSQVLPILNIGTNVAFVKQDINNRGDEMNFTEMNRTTPTLVARHTDGSWGTINAGQTDATFAKNNVVWNNQLGGRNWDKNNAFTGGINGTLTPLKGLSVKGLASLKLDNRTANRFWNTMAPLVDFDTKAPLMTTARTINRMQEKWSQRQALLLQAFAEYERTFHKQHYTKIMLGASQESNVYRNVGVGRRNFPSNNLGTVGAGGGTADDALTTDDDQLTDFNIDRTKQSPNGSYSEVWAIRSYFGRINYAFADKYLLEANMRFDLSSRFHPDYRLAKFPSVSAGWRISEEAFMKKISWIDNLKLRGSWGILGNESVVPLGNYYEYIGTYPGAYSFDGNVVDGAYQENAANLSTSWEKVYMTNVGFDGSFFQGKLDVTLDYFVKRTEGILIKRPLSDDYGLKPALINAGATRNKGIELMLSYHNKIGKDFTYNISGNMSKITNRIIDMGGVDDNIHDTYYIDRVGESVGSFYGYEALGLFADDNDVKNNAGQKGVVQKPGDIKFKDQNNDGVIDGKDRVVIGNEVPWLTYGINLNLGYKGIDFGIITYGVTNVKTYLGQEASNAFFNGGKVKAYHLGRWTKENPDPNAVYPRLSEVPKVNNNPISSFWLFKGDYFRIRAITLGYTLPKQWAKKAAMQSARIYLAANNPFTFMFDKRLTDYDPEMASGRGSYPGVKTWAVGVNVKF
- a CDS encoding RagB/SusD family nutrient uptake outer membrane protein → MKKQIIAGAALLMTFAWSGCSKDFLNRIPEDKVTTGQFWNTLADATNALNGVYGGLGYSADVAHLMDGQNAIYDDGASDNAHAQYPWESNASAIALGNITTTENDGWDFTPIRRANALLENIDRITAIEPGLRNRLKAEAKVLRAFFYMGLTLKFGDVPLITATNQGDLPRDNKEKIVKFVFDELDAAAAVLPESYPGGYPNEKGRVTKGAALALAARFHLYRNDYANALKYAKSVMAIPGYQLFKINAEDRDDAVDNYKLWVDFTNDAEEKRFRLGMRSYEQLFWAANKGNAEVIFDRQHTFQKDVQSENTYLPPAFMGGWSSVTPTQDLVNAYADFKTGEPRTGTIDATTRAARYAARKDLSQKPTYYDEFRNLDPRFYATVMYDSSTWNKVTGKDRFKWAKGSNNSKTGYNFRKLVDPAAYPNYSNWSNHIIIRYAEILLTYAEASIELGTIDASVYDAIDQIRERAGMAKLDRSKYNSQQSLRNAVRQERRIELALEGNRYMDIRRWGIAATVMNKTIYAVDGGSVETRTWASRLMLLPVPQSAIDKNARLLPNNPGY
- a CDS encoding sigma-70 family RNA polymerase sigma factor: MKHITDPELLLLLREDDERAFREIYERYWKTLYQQAVKKLATTEEVRDIVQEIFFSLWKSRHTLVLRETLLQYLYTSLRYKIIDYYRLRTVRSRYYSSLLQEEEGLQPEINDQLYYRQLNTLVEEEIRHMPAKMQEVFVLSRDHNLNAVEIAHKLSLSHQTVRNQISTALKRIRKRLDNTL